Proteins found in one Pontibacter sp. SGAir0037 genomic segment:
- a CDS encoding M1 family metallopeptidase, whose amino-acid sequence MSYKNSWSCLFILTIVLLCGIGAVAQNKTFSRQDSLRGAVTPERAWWDLTYYHLNIRVNPADSTIGGVNTIQYKVLQPKQVMQVDLQEPMKLEKVVQNGKELKFKREGNAFFVQLEESQQAGALNQVDVYYNGKPAVSKNPPWSGGITWKKDAKGNPFIANSNQGDGASMWWPCKDHMYDEPDSMQISVRVPEHLMDVSNGKLRKVEQHNDKTKTYHWFVANPINNYGVNISIADYAHFSEKYQGEKGTLDCDYYVLKENLDKAKEQFKDAPRMLQAFEHWFGPYPFYEDGYKLIEVPYLGMEHQSAVTYGNGYQNGYRGRDGSGSGWGLKFDFIIIHESGHEWFANNITYKDIADMWIHESFTNYSENLFLDYHYGKEASSAYVIGTRQGIRNDIPIIGVYDVNQRGSGDMYPKGGNMLHTLRQIVNNDEKWRNILRGMNKEFYHQTVTTQQIEDYLSQQVGRNLAPVFDQYLRDVRIPKLEYKVTGSKLSYRWSNSVKNFDMPVKVFVDGKEKWLEPTTTWKEMKGLKKNASVKVDPNFYVEAGSLPVQ is encoded by the coding sequence ATGTCCTATAAGAATAGCTGGTCCTGCCTTTTTATATTAACCATAGTTTTACTTTGTGGTATTGGCGCAGTAGCCCAGAATAAAACTTTTTCCAGGCAGGATTCACTTCGTGGTGCTGTCACTCCTGAGCGCGCGTGGTGGGACTTAACCTATTATCATCTTAACATTCGGGTAAATCCCGCTGACAGCACCATTGGGGGAGTAAATACGATTCAATACAAAGTGCTTCAGCCAAAGCAGGTCATGCAGGTAGATTTGCAGGAGCCCATGAAGCTTGAAAAGGTGGTGCAAAACGGGAAGGAGTTAAAGTTTAAAAGAGAAGGAAATGCCTTTTTTGTGCAGCTCGAAGAAAGTCAGCAAGCAGGTGCTTTAAATCAGGTTGATGTATACTACAATGGAAAACCTGCTGTCAGCAAGAACCCACCCTGGAGTGGCGGAATCACCTGGAAGAAGGATGCAAAAGGAAATCCGTTTATAGCCAATTCAAATCAAGGTGATGGAGCCAGCATGTGGTGGCCCTGCAAAGACCACATGTACGATGAGCCGGATAGCATGCAGATAAGTGTGCGAGTGCCTGAGCACCTGATGGATGTTTCCAACGGAAAGCTGAGGAAGGTGGAGCAGCATAACGATAAAACTAAAACCTACCACTGGTTTGTTGCTAACCCTATCAATAACTACGGCGTGAACATCAGCATTGCAGACTATGCTCACTTTTCTGAAAAGTACCAGGGCGAAAAAGGTACCTTAGACTGTGATTACTATGTACTGAAGGAAAACCTGGATAAAGCCAAAGAACAGTTCAAAGATGCGCCACGTATGCTGCAAGCTTTTGAGCATTGGTTTGGGCCTTATCCTTTTTATGAGGATGGTTATAAATTAATAGAAGTGCCATATCTGGGCATGGAGCATCAAAGTGCTGTAACTTATGGGAATGGGTACCAGAACGGCTACAGAGGCAGAGATGGAAGTGGCTCCGGATGGGGACTTAAATTTGATTTTATTATTATCCATGAATCTGGTCATGAATGGTTTGCCAACAACATTACCTATAAAGATATTGCTGACATGTGGATTCACGAAAGCTTTACCAATTACTCTGAAAATCTTTTCCTGGACTACCATTATGGTAAGGAAGCCAGTAGTGCCTATGTAATTGGAACAAGGCAGGGTATCCGCAACGATATTCCTATTATCGGGGTGTATGATGTAAATCAAAGAGGCTCTGGCGATATGTATCCGAAGGGTGGAAACATGTTGCACACCCTTCGCCAGATTGTGAACAATGACGAGAAGTGGCGAAATATACTTCGAGGCATGAACAAGGAGTTTTATCACCAGACGGTTACTACACAACAGATTGAGGACTATTTAAGTCAGCAGGTTGGCCGTAACCTGGCACCTGTTTTCGACCAGTACCTGCGCGATGTGCGAATTCCTAAACTGGAGTATAAAGTAACAGGAAGCAAGCTTTCTTACAGGTGGAGTAACAGCGTGAAAAATTTCGATATGCCTGTGAAGGTGTTTGTGGATGGAAAAGAGAAGTGGCTGGAGCCAACCACGACCTGGAAAGAAATGAAAGGACTAAAGAAGAATGCCTCTGTTAAGGTAGATCCAAATTTTTATGTAGAGGCGGGGTCCTTGCCAGTACAGTAG